The DNA window CCAAACCGaggcagaagaagaaatcgTGATTGGGCTTTAGTCCTGGTTGACAGTTTGCTATAAACGCATTAGCTTCCCTTGTCGCTATACCCGGTTGTCACGGAATACTCACCACAAGCCAGTCCATGCCCTCGTTCACGCCGCTACCGTCGACCGCCGAACAGGCCATAATGCTCCAGTTGCGATCGCGGAGCTCACCCAGACGCAGCGCTTCCGAGATCTCGCCTGCACCCTTGGCACCAGGCTGATCCTGCTTGTTGGCAAACACCAACAGCGCCGCATCCTTAAGCTCCTCCTCGTTCAGCATAGCCGACAGCTCTTCCGAAGCTGTATGTAATCGCTCGATATCGGTAGAGTCcacgacgaagatgacagCTGCCGTGTTGGCATAGTAACACCGCCAGTATGGTCGGATACTTGTTTGACCACCGAGATCCTACAAAATCGCCAGCATTAGTATCTTCTGGTATGTTTCGAAGCGGAATGACCGAGGGTTCGTACCCAGACGTTGAAGTTGAGATTCTTGTAAGTGACAGATTCGACGTTGAACCCAATCGTAGGTATCGTTGTGACGACCTCGCCGACCTAGGATAGCCGGTCAGTATGCACCGTGTGCGCGTAGTAATCGAGGAAAACGAACCTTGAGTCGATATAACAAAGTGGTCTTGCCTGCGTTGTCCTATGATGCCGTTTCGTTAGCGTCGCGGACCAGACGACGGCCGGACAGACGTCATCCTACCAGGCCAAGAATCAATATTCTAATCTCCTTTTTCGAGAATAGTAGGTTGGAGAACCATGACATTGAGTTGCCCATGATGAATAAGTTGTGATGGTTTCTTTCGCTCTGGTGTTTCCGTGGTATCTTGTACTGTTCGGCTCTGTTTTGCGACTAGGTTCGTTGTTTAGATCGGCGTCTCGTACTTGCACCGGCTTaacaaagaagagagagaatgGAGGAGAAGCTGTGAAGTGTcggtcaaggtcaagtttGTTTATGGTTCGTCGTGTGTCTCGTGGCAACACAGATCCAACTTATGTTTACTAAGTTAGTCAGTAGAAAGTACGGGATACGTAATTTAGAGATCCCCTTTTCTGGACCTGTAAGTTAATGCATCCAGGCTGGGTCTTTGATGGACAAGTTGCTCTTTTTGGCGGCATGGGGTTGGTCCAAGCGCTGGACAGAATAAACCGGTCCACCTCAGCCTTGAACCCTTCCATGTAGCGGTAGAGGACTTTGTATGGTATGTTAGTACTCTATATAAACTTCGAGCATCTTAGTGGACTCTTTCAAAGTCATGGGCAAATATACCGACTATTAGAAGGTATCCATTGATTACAGTAGGTTATACTAGGTAGACTTGACTTCAAGTAGAGACACTTTGTTGCCGCTATTGAATTCTACCAAGCCACCCAAGCAGATGGCAACCCCTGGATTACCTACAGATACTCTGGTTGGGATGCTACGACATCGATATTCCCAAAGAAACATTCTGAGACAGAGGCGTTCATCTGAATTACTGGCAATAGCCGCCCGTTTAACTATGTACATATCCTCTATATCCTACCATGCTTGGATCATTAGCTTTGGCTAGTAGAAGTCTTTATCTCAAGCATTGAATGTATTCATAATCTATCAAAAATCATTTACCATTCATTCATACGAATAGTTCGTAAGATCTCCTTTATACTTCAACAAGTACCAACTTAAACCCATATCCCTGCTATAAGAGCTAATTTTGTCATGACTTCAAGCTAGTAGAGTCACGAGCGAAAAGCAACCTAAGATCAAAGATCCGCTTCACAAATTTTCTGCCTGAGGCAGTCATTAGGGTCAGGTGACTaacccttccttccttcccaCAGTTCTGAAATTACTACGCCCGACAACTTTTAGAGATTCGATCACCATTTGGCAACGACTGAACGACTCGACCATCAACGCCGTCACCATGCCGGTATGGATAGCCCCTACCTCTACGCCCTCGAAGCACTCACGCACGATCTCTCGCACTCTTAATTATCGACGATGTCGCTTCGACTGAATACCTGAATTTTCGCCGCGGGGTCACCGTCGAtaatgaggatgatgataatgatcaAAAAGCTGCGATGCTTTCAGGGCTTTACTCACATAACACCCGATCGCTGACACTCATTTCTCTACAGAGCCACAAGTCTTTCCGAACCAAGCAGAAGCTTGCCAAGGCCCAGAAGCAGAACCGCCCTGTGCCTCAGTGGGTTCGCCTCCGAACTGGCAACACCATCCGGTGCGTTTAGTCCCTTTCTCCGAGCGACGACGACTCAAGACTTTGCCAAAAAAACGAACAAGAAGAGGATCATCTGACTAACATTTCTCACCAGCTACAACGCTAAGCGAAGGCACTGGCGCAAGACCAAGCTCGGTATCTAAGCTACTTCTCCTCAACCGTTGTCCGCCCCCAGCACCCgactttttctctcttggGCATGGTATCACGATGATGTTAAAGGACAGGGTGGATTGATTTGTTATGGCGTGAACTATGGGACCGTGTCGTTAGCGCACGCGCATACACACGGTGGGGGATGGGCCGGATGCCTGGTTTATCGATTATCGCGGTTACTGCATGTCACGGACGGTCATAGGGAAAAAGGAATGCAAAAAATCTGATGCCCCCCAAAAGAAACGGGCCTGAACTACACAGATGGTGCCCACTTGGCCCGTGAACCGCAAAGCAAATAATGCTATGTGCTGTCTTGTTGAGCGGCTGACCGTACACCTCAACATGCCTGCTAAAGCGAGCTGTGAAAACGAAAGATGTCCTTGCAGATTGGATCTCAGAGTTTCTTTCGTCTTACTTTAATCTTTCTAGTATCTCATCTTGACTGCACGTTGCACCTCTACACACACTGATTGCATTATTTGCTTTATTGCCAGCCCATGCATTCTTAAAATAGCCGAGTCAACCCACGTCACATCCGAACTTACGAGACTTGGTTATGCTTTTCTAATCGTTTTCACATCGAGGGACATATCGGGTCGTGACGAACATTTCTAAACATCAGAGCATTACGGCAAACGTGTATGAAGGCCCTATCTTAAAGCTGAATGATGTTCTATCAGCCCAGAAATAAGGATCTAGCTAGAACTTTCCTTGGATAAACTGCTTCGCTAATAACATCGTAGTGAGCAGTGCTGAAATAGCCTTTGTTGTCATTCGCGCGTGCCAAAATTCTGGCCAAGCAACCCAGAAAACCAAACTCTAACGCCTAATGTGACCCCTGTGACTCATAAAATTCATGCGGCTCAGGACTGCGCGACCGCGATATGAAAGAATCCGCGGCAACACATTTGAGAATCGAAGTGGAGGAGTAACCTTTTCAACACCCCCTCCTCGATTTTGTTCTGTAGCAAGACGGAGGCAATTTAGCGGTCCTCAGCCCACTCGTTCTCGCGGCGAatctgctcctcctcctcggggGTGAAGTCGTTGGTGATGTTGAAGGTCTTGCGGATCTCCTCTGGCGACTTGCCCTTGATCATGTTGGCAACGGTCTTGCATCCGACATCGAGAAGGGGCTTAATGTCGAGATAGTTGGAGGCCTGTCATTACATGTTAGTGTCTACTATgagaggaagaggggaaTTAAACATACAAGGATGATCTCAAAGAGCATCTCCTGATCGACCTGCATGAACTTCTGGTCCCACTCCTCAATGTCGGTAGTCTTCTTGCGAGCGTCGGATTCATCATCCTGAGCCTGAGGAGGGTCGTTTCGGTGGTGTTCGCACCACTCGATAACCTTGCGGAGGACTGCCTCGTTGACCTAAATGATGACATGTCAGAGATTATCAAGAACGAACAGTGACGTGAGGTAACGTACGTTGGGAATAGGAATGGGGTTGGTCTGGGTGATGGAATCGTCGCCAACATCCTCGAGCATGTTTTTGATCAGCATTGATCGCTCAGCGACAACGCGGTCTGTTGATATTGTTAGCAGGTTGAGATGAGCAGAAACGTCAGAATGGCGTTAACTTACCGACTTCGATGGTGGCGCTGTCGTTGGAGGCCAGCCAGATCTTCTCAACAGATGTAGACTCGGACATTTTGAATACGGTCGTGTGTTTTTTTGCGAAAAATCTGTAGATGTGAATGTGAGATTCAGGTTCTCGTGGAAATAAAGAGTTGATGTTGGTAGTATTTTGGGTGATGATGGAAGTTGGAGGAAGTGGTAAGTTAGGTAACCAACATGCTAGGTAACCAATCTCTGAGAGGCGGGGTCCAGTCGGGCTGAGCGTGGGGCGGAGTTTCTGACCAACGACGTACCTTGAGGAGACAGGGCTGTGATATGACCTTTTTTGTTTGATTGGAGCTTGGTAAGACAAGTATCTGTAGTCAAGCGGTGCAATGGAGTGATTGCGTTGATGTTTGTGTAAATATTgttgaaagaaaagaatcaCTCTGccgggaggaggagaagctcTTTATACTGGAAATCAGATCTCCAAAGTGAGTATTGTGGGGTTCAAAGTTGCTGCTGCCTTCAGAAAATCACCTCGAGAACTCAAAGGTCAGAGTCACCAACCTTGTTCTTGCTCATCAAGGCAGACTACTATTATTAGGCAGATAGGCTCTAACTTCTAACATTTAGTTACTCTGTATTCTTTTCGGATAAAGAAATTTCATTTTTGGGggcttattatttaaagtgcATAAAGAAACTATATTTTGTGTCAATTTTCACCGTGCCACAAAGCATCATGCACCACGCCTGTTTTACGCACGGATATCTAACACATACATACAGGCTTAATCTTTGTGTCGTTTGTGAATCTTGTCCACAGTTGAGTTTTCGAGACCCAACAaccataagagacgaaattagtatgACAGTTTATACTACTATTTctgtaccctaagacttaggaagccaacttttctgctacccactagtcTACATAAACTTTCCTCATGATTAATTGTATGATTGCCTACATCAAGCTTGCTATTAGGTTTCAAGACCATTTACCTAATTGAGGTTGATTGAAACCACAGAGTTGCCGAGCCTACGGGATCTAAACACTGAATGGCTCAAGACACCAAATTTACggcttttttctctctcgcTTTATCTCATCCCTCGTCTGGGAAAGTTTTTGTTGAGATTTCTTCCAAGGTACCGTTCGATTTATCATCAAATGAAGCTCGAGTTGGTGTGGGGGAGTGATACCTTTGGTTTGATAGCTTgtgtgtaattgagctttcattgaccctgctcttaggtgtTCTAGCTAGTTTGATAGCTTTTCGGTGTCAAGGGCACGATCTCAAGTCAGATAGTGACATGCAGGGTCATATCGTGCAACAAAGGCCGGCTATCTATCCAAGACATGAGACGGAGAGATTGAGCCCACCTTTCCTATCATTCCATCAAACAGATGATGCTGATGGGTTTGTGGAAGTGCATATGAATATTTGACACGTGATAGGACGACATGAACATGATTAATCCATGCTCATGACACGAATACCTGGTATCCGTACTCGAGCTCGCTCAGGCACTTCATGGATGTTTTCTTGCAGGAGGATCGTGCGACTCGTTTGCCATACGTGGCCGGGTGTTGAACGATTCGCGGGGCGGGAAGATGGGAGACCAACTTAGTACCTGTTACTACTAAGTCAACGTGTTTAGACGGAGGCCTGTACATACTGGCAGCGGGTGAAAACAAGCCATGTCGTCAATACCAAGTAATTAGATCATGGAGTATTCTTCTCCAGTTGCAAGATTACCATCGTCACGGTAATTACTCAAAGTCGGTGGCTGTCAACTTGACGAATCAATATCCATAGTGATTTGATCTTTGATTGCAATGGGACTAGCGTTGGTCAGATGAAATAGAAGTTCTATGACATCCATGCATGCACAAAGCTTAGAGCTTCTGTTCTAGAGGTTGCATCTTCTGGCGTTAAACTTTTGGTTGCTGTAGCAGATTGTTGTGTTTCGGATCCTGATAAAGAATCTCGACAGGTCTCAGCCGCGTTCAGCAACCCATTCAATGCTCAACACTTTATTTCCAAGACAATTaattacatacatacatacattgATCACCTACCTACCCGACACTTAATGGATCGTCCTCAGGAGGCCCCCAGAAATCGCCTCCCCCTGTCTTGGCCTGTTCTGTCCCGCCCGTGTCAGGGAGCCAGGGAGCccctaaagaaaaaaagcttctagtGCCGTCCACCTCATCATCCCTTCCCCTACGAGTTCAGAGCTCGTCAGATTCAGCTAGCGCTGCCCATCCCGGGACGCGGCGTCTTCTCCCACTGGCCACGTTGTAAGCTGGCGCTTGCCCTTGGCCTGAAATGTTTCCCCCTGGGCCCCTGGGGCCTCTCTGTGCTGATCCATGATGATTGATCCTGGATCCATGAAGACATGAGGTGATGTGTGGTGACACTCTTGAGGTGCTGCATCCTATCAGTGGGGGCAGCCGGCGTCACTTTCAGAGGTTCCATGATTTACTAACTTAGGTACCTCTTAGATAATAAACTTGAACTGAATTTCGAGCTCCATACATAGACTTATCTACCTACACTCCCACCTAAATCCgcccatcttcctcctcgttTCTTGTTTTAGTTCATTGCTcattcctcttctttctcagaAAGCCTTTCCAGCGTTGGGTCGTACCTTGAATATACACATTCATCCACCTAATAGACGATCTGCATCTCTGCCCTCCAAACCAGCAATACTCTGCGCATACGATACGATTACCATTTGCTTCGCCTCGAACTTAAGGACGACCTGATTCTTGAACATCCTCCCCGTTTCCGACTTTGCGACACCTTTGCGCCAGCTGTAGGGTTGACTTAAAGCGCATTGCGATTCGACGGCCTAACCCATTTTCTCGCCCTGCGTTTTGTTCCCGCGGACGCTCGATGCCTTTGCGCCTTGACACTAAACTCATGATTGCTCTTTCGACTTCCTCCATCTAAACAAATTATGTGGCGGCGCACATATCTTACGCTCGTCCTTATCAGGCTGTGGTTTGCGCTTTCACCCAGCTATCTACACCCAGACGAGAACTTTCAAGGCCCTGAGGTCATTGCTGGTATGTTGTTCACCCCCGGAAGTATTTGGAGACCATAGCGTACAGCAGAGCGCTCTTCCAGACACCAGGTGCGGCGAGGTGCGATGTAGATGCGACGCGATCTACATGGCACTTTCGTACTACTGAGAACATAGTTACTAATTATCGAAATCAGGACAAATCTTTAGCTATCCCGTTCGTCACACATGGGAATTCACAAGCGAAAATCCTATCCGAAGCGTCTTTCCGCTATGGCCTGTCTACGGTCTTCCTATGCTTCTTCTCCGATGGTTATGGATCGGTAATGGGCAAGACGGCGAGATCCCACCTATTGCAGTCTTCTGGACTTTGCGCGTTCTCATGTTTGCCATCAGCTTTGTTCTTGAAGACTGGGCATTGCACGAGCTGATACCCTCGCCGAAGCACCGCCGTGTTGCCGTTCTCCTAGTCGCATCGTCCTACGTGACTTGGACCTACCAGACGCACACCTTCTCTAATTCGGTAGAAACGCTTGTTGTTGCATGGAGTCTTGTTTTGATTCAGCGAGTCGCTGACCCACGGGTTCGTCATTTGCACACCATCACCACTGACAGGGATATCAGCTGACAAAATCCAAACCACAGCAACGATCATGTGTTTTATCTGCTACAGTACTTGGAATAGTTGCAGTGTTTGGTGTATTTAACCGAATCACGTTTCCAGCGTTTCTTGTCGTCCCAGGTCTTCGGTTGCTTCCAGTATTCTGGAAAAGGTGAGTCACTTGCGCTTGGCGGGGAACATATCACATGCTAATAAATCCAAGACCTACTTCTCTCGTATGCTTGACCCTAGCTGCAGCAGTGACAACTGTCATTGCCATCGGTCTAGACACCGCATTTTACCTTCCAGATTCTGTCACATGGACCGACTTGATTCATAGACCAGTAATCACACCCCTTAACAACTTCAAGTACAACTCAGCAACCGAGAATCTGGCCCAACATGGCCTTCATCCTTGGTACCAGCACTTGGTGGGGAATTTGCCGTTGCTGCTGGGCCCAGCTGCTGCGTTGTTGGTAATTAGGCCTAAGCTGTCCATCCGACTCTGGTCTGCCATGTCTGGACTAGTTGTTTTATCGGCGTTCCAGCATCAAGAGGCGAGGTTTCTACTGCCGACAGTACCTCTATTTCTGTCGTCCATCCGAATGCCTCGAAACAAAACAGTGTTGTACATTTTTGCAGCAGTTTGGATCGGCTTTAACCTGGTCCTCGGCTCATTGATGGGTATCTACCATCAAGGAGGAGTGGTGCCGGGGCAAGTCTTCTTGAGTCAGCAACCAGATGCTACCCAGGCGATCTGGTGGAAAACTTATACACCGCCTATCTGGCTTTTGAACGGCAAGAATGAATTCTTGACAACTCGAGACGTTATGGGTCTCAAGGGGGAGTTACTCCTGGAGCAACTCAGTGAACTCGCTACATGCGACACTCCAGCCGACAGGAGAAACCAGGAGTATCTGAAGGAGAAGAACGGCACATATCTCATTGCCCCAGCATCGGCGACGTGGCTGGACCCCTACCTATCTAACAAGGGCTTGGAGGGGCTACGATTTAGAGAGGTTTGGCGTTACAGGAAACATTTGAACCTGGATGATTTGGACTTTGGGGACGATGGCGTTTGGGACACCCTGGCCAGGGTTATTGGGCGACGAGGGCTTGTCGCCTGGAGGGTAACAAAAAGCTGTCCAAGGTGAAAAAGGGGGCACGAATCTTTTCCTTTGTCACGAATGAATTAGAGCATTAATGACGATCCATTTTTTTCAGGCTCATGGGGCAATTCCTATGAAATTCCCATTTTCACACCTCCACCAAGGCTCATTGAAATTAATATCAATCTTTTGAAATATCCTGATCTCACAATACTCATTTCTTCCCCACCACGCTTCGCTTATACAACCCTGCTCACATCCCCGCAATAAACGAGTCGGAGATTGTTGCTACGTacatataaaaaaaaagagtggCTCGCGTCATTGAAGTCGCTTGACAAGGGTTTAAAAGCGAGTCAAACCAAATCCCGACGGTTCGTCCGTTATTTGGGGTTCCAACTGTGCTGTTTATCCAATCGCCAACTATGGCTTGACTTAAGTATACTTACTGCATTTGACGCCCACAAATGTTGGAGATCCCCTCATTACTGGACACTGCTTCACACATTCGGTAAGAAATGGACAATCATTTGTCCAATATCAAGGACAGACATGATTCAGTTCAACAAGATCGGTGACAGAGCTTGAGGCTTTGTTTAGCTCTAATATCGTAAAACTCAAGTTTAGTTACGTCACTTCAATTGTCATCAACGACCCAAAATATTGTGATTTGTCTCATGATGTTTATTTTTCCTGCCATCCTAGTCTAAGCTCGTCCACATTTCAGCGAACTCAATTGCCGAACCATCTCAGGCGAAGGCCAAAGAAACATGCTTAGTACAGGCGCTTGGGGGGAGACATGGAAGCCTTGATGGTAAGGCTTCCAACGTTCTGCCAGCCCTTCTTGAGAAGAGAGACAAGGTAGTTGATGGCCAACATGATGTTACCAACAAGCTGCTCCTGGGTCATCTCGACGTTGCCGACGGCGACACCCATGCAGAGAACCTTCTTGAGCTGGAACTTGATGGTGCTCTTGACCTCGTTGATACGTCCGGTGAGATCATCGGCGTGAGAGACGGGGGTAGGGAACTTTCCGGCCTTGGAAAGACCAGGACCCAAGAGACGGGGGATCTGCTTGATCAGAGCCTCGGAAGCGACGAAAGCATCGTACTTGCGGGCGAGCTTCTTGATgagcttcttgttcttgttgagCTTCTTCAAGTCATCAGCAGACATGGCGTCAACACCACTATTAGACCTGTCAGAATGCTGTCCTTTGAAAACGTGTTTTCGAGAATGGTTTCTTACCCGTGCTTGGCTCGGTCGATATCGTGCTGGTCACCGAGAATGCAGATGGACATGTTGGGGCGAGGAATGGAGGGGAGACGGATGGAGCCGGAGAAACGCTTGTCTCTGCAGAGTTATTAGCCATTGAAGAAGATATATCCGTTGCGTTTCGAGTTACCTCTGGGGGTCGTAGTTCTTCAGGCCGATCTGAAGCTCGACGGTCTCGAGGAAGTTTCGCTTCTTGGTCTCATTGGAGTACTCAAGGAGCTCTCCGACCTGGGTCCGGACATTAGCTGCATCACAGTTAGCAATCCGCTAGGAATAAAAGTATTCGATGGCTGAGCGTGTCGTACCGACTGTGATTTTCGACATTTTGGCAGTCTCCCAATAGATAGGCGTATAATCTAATGGTGATCAGGACGTGGGTTGAGGGAAACAAAATTCTAGCGGGCAATTTTTCGATTTAGTGCGTGGATCAGAGGGCAAATTGATGTCACGTGACCCCACGTGACTGAATCTACTGCCGGAGCTATCGTTGTCGAAGTCAAGTTTTGCGACGACGACTTGATTAATCAGGCGAAGGAAAATTTGAGACAATTTGGGCTTGATCAAATTTCTGGGGATTTCACTTGTTTATTCAAGCATTGAAATCATATCATTAGGTGCTGTACCACGCATCCGTAACTGCACGGCAGGTCCAACCACCGAAATGAAAGATACATCCCAGCAAGTTGACGACTTAATCGCCAACTCGAATCATATCTCAAAATGGGTCGAGGAACAGCCAAGTGAGGACCAGCCAAGGTGCGCAATTCTTCCAAGACCATTTTGATGTAAATATTCTAAGAAAAAACTTCTGTAGTTGGGCTCAGTCAATTTTCACAAAACTCCTTGAAAGTGCTGCTCAACCTAGAGGATCTTCTGGCAACTCGTGTGTGAAACTCTGTGGTTTTGTCGAACAGTCGTCAAAGTCGCAGTCACAGAGCCTGAGACTTTGGGCGTATTCTAGAGAAGTCACTATCAAGCTCTTCAACTTTTATGTTGAGTGGAATGAGTCGGACAATCACCGTTCTATGAAGCTTGTTCTTGATCTGCTTCCTCAGCTCATCAGGAGAAATCCAGACGAGCAAGCAGGTCAAGCGACCAAAGCAGCCATCTTGGATA is part of the Fusarium poae strain DAOMC 252244 chromosome 4, whole genome shotgun sequence genome and encodes:
- the SMP3 gene encoding alpha 1,2 mannosyltransferase (SECRETED:SignalP(1-25)~TransMembrane:6 (n7-18c23/24o58-77i89-106o175-199i211-235o273-294i342-364o)~BUSCO:15413at5125~CAZy:GT22); its protein translation is MWRRTYLTLVLIRLWFALSPSYLHPDENFQGPEVIAGQIFSYPVRHTWEFTSENPIRSVFPLWPVYGLPMLLLRWLWIGNGQDGEIPPIAVFWTLRVLMFAISFVLEDWALHELIPSPKHRRVAVLLVASSYVTWTYQTHTFSNSVETLVVAWSLVLIQRVADPRQRSCVLSATVLGIVAVFGVFNRITFPAFLVVPGLRLLPVFWKRPTSLVCLTLAAAVTTVIAIGLDTAFYLPDSVTWTDLIHRPVITPLNNFKYNSATENLAQHGLHPWYQHLVGNLPLLLGPAAALLVIRPKLSIRLWSAMSGLVVLSAFQHQEARFLLPTVPLFLSSIRMPRNKTVLYIFAAVWIGFNLVLGSLMGIYHQGGVVPGQVFLSQQPDATQAIWWKTYTPPIWLLNGKNEFLTTRDVMGLKGELLLEQLSELATCDTPADRRNQEYLKEKNGTYLIAPASATWLDPYLSNKGLEGLRFREVWRYRKHLNLDDLDFGDDGVWDTLARVIGRRGLVAWRVTKSCPR
- the SCON3 gene encoding E3 ubiquitin ligase complex SCF subunit scon-3 (BUSCO:52422at5125), translating into MSESTSVEKIWLASNDSATIEVDRVVAERSMLIKNMLEDVGDDSITQTNPIPIPNVNEAVLRKVIEWCEHHRNDPPQAQDDESDARKKTTDIEEWDQKFMQVDQEMLFEIILASNYLDIKPLLDVGCKTVANMIKGKSPEEIRKTFNITNDFTPEEEEQIRRENEWAEDR
- the RPL39 gene encoding 60S ribosomal protein L39, whose amino-acid sequence is MLSGLYSHNTRSLTLISLQSHKSFRTKQKLAKAQKQNRPVPQWVRLRTGNTIRYNAKRRHWRKTKLGI
- the CRP74 gene encoding 60S ribosomal protein L10a (BUSCO:47618at5125) gives rise to the protein MSKITVANVRTQVGELLEYSNETKKRNFLETVELQIGLKNYDPQRDKRFSGSIRLPSIPRPNMSICILGDQHDIDRAKHGGVDAMSADDLKKLNKNKKLIKKLARKYDAFVASEALIKQIPRLLGPGLSKAGKFPTPVSHADDLTGRINEVKSTIKFQLKKVLCMGVAVGNVEMTQEQLVGNIMLAINYLVSLLKKGWQNVGSLTIKASMSPPKRLY
- the ARL1 gene encoding Arf GTPase arl1, producing MGNSMSWFSNLLFSKKEIRILILGLDNAGKTTLLYRLKVGEVVTTIPTIGFNVESVTYKNLNFNVWDLGGQTSIRPYWRCYYANTAAVIFVVDSTDIERLHTASEELSAMLNEEELKDAALLVFANKQDQPGAKGAGEISEALRLGELRDRNWSIMACSAVDGSGVNEGMDWLVQTVNQD